The Skermanella rosea sequence GGTCTTCGCCTTCTGGAAAGGCGACGTGCGCCAGTTCCTGATCGACAATGCCCGGTTCTTCCTGGACGAATACCATGTGGACGGCTTCCGCTACGACCAGGTGACCGTGATCGACCGCCAGAACGCCGGCTCCGGCTGGCTGTTCTGCCAGCACCTGAACGAAACGCTCACCCATCAGGACCCTTCCGCCATCAACATCGCGGAATATTGGGGGCCGGACCCCTCGGTCGTCCGCCCGCAGGACCAGGGCGGCGCCGGATTCCATGCCAACTGGCACGACGGGCTGCGCACCGCGATCCGCGGCGTCATCCAGCAGGCGGCAGGCGGCCGGGATGCCTTCGTGGACTGGCAGCCGGTCGTGGACCAGCTCCGCGCCCCCGGTTTCCGGGACGCCTGGCGCGCCGTCCAGTACATCGAGAGCCACGACGAGGTTTACCGCGACCGCAACGCCCGAATCCCTTCCCTCGCCGTCGGCGGCAGCCGGCAGACCCGCACCTGGTATGCGACCAGCCGGTCACGGGTGGCGACCGGCCTCGTCCTGACCGCCCCCGGCATCCCCATGCTCTTCATGGGCCAGGAGTTCTACGAGGACAAGCGCTGGGCCGACGACCCGCCGAACCACCGCGACGCGCTTCTCTTCTGGGACGGCCTGGGCACCGACAGGACCATGATCGACTTCCACCGGTTCACCCGCGAACTGGCCTGGCTGCGCCGCAAGCATCCCGCCCTGAGGGGCGAAGGGGTCCGCACCGTCTCCATGGAGAACGGCCCCCGCGTGCTGGTCTTCCAGCGATGGGTGGAGGGCGTCGGCCGCGACGTGATGGTGGTGGCGAGCCTGAACGAGGCGACCCTGTACGGCTACCGGATCCCGATGCCGGCCCCCGGCCGGTGGTTCGAGGTCTTCAACAGCGACCTCTACGAAACCTGGGTGAACCCGAACGCGGCCGGCAACGGCGGATCGGTCCTGGCCGACGGCCCCGGCCTGAACGGCCTGCCCTGGTCGGCCGCCATCACGGTCCCGGCCAACGCCTTCCTCGTATTCGCCCGCGACCAGGGGGATTGAGCTAAGAAAACTCCCCTTTCGACAGGGCGGACTTGGAAGTACAAAACATGGTAGCAACACCCCTTTTCTTCATGACCGGGCTTGACCCGGTCATCCACGCGCGAATTACATCGCGCCGTCTTGCACATGGATGTACGGATCAAGCTCCACGTAGGTCGGGCAGAGCGAAGCGGCACCCGACAAAGCCCGACGCACGGGTGTCGGCTGCCGTTTCGCCCTAGCTGACCTACGGTTGACCGCCGGATTCCGGGTGGAGTTCAAGGAAGACGTCGCCCGGCGCGCGGGCATCCATCAGGCGGTACATGTAGTCGTCGAACTGTTCCGCCGTCGCGTCCTCGATCAGGCTCTCCGCGCCGGCCGGCAGGGCGCCGAAGCGGCGGGTGAGCTGGCGCCGGAGCATCGCGGCCCGGCCCTCATGACCTCGGCTCTTCCCTCCGCGAAGCCTTCGGCGAAGCCTTTGGCGAGCAGTTCCTTTTCCCACTTCTTGATGCGTTCCGCCAGCATGCCCTGAATCCCCTCCATATCCATCGGCACCGTTGCGGCCTGCGGGCCGCCGAACAGACCCATGACCGCGTGCGCCACCACCTCGCCGAACGCCAGCCGTAACGTGGCGTGCCCGGGATGGTCGGCAAACCGTTCCTGTTCCCGCCTTGACATTTGGTTCCAGGCGTTGGGCCTTGGCCCAACGCATCGCAGGACATGAAGTGGGGAGTCGTCCGATTCGGCCGGAGAACCGGGTCACTCGCCGGGGCGGAGGAGGCCGGGGAAGACGTCGCTCGGCGCCTGGGCGTCCATCAGTCGATCCATGTAGGCGTCGTGCTGGTCCGGCGTCGCGGTATCGATCAACCGTTCCACATCCTCCGGCAGAGCCCCGAAGCGTCGGGTGAACTGGCGCTTGAGCAGGGCGGCCCTGCCCTTGGCCTCGCCCCTGGCCTCGCCTCTGGCTTCGCCCTTTGCGACCAGCTCCTGTTCCCACTTCTTGATGCGTTCCGCCAGCATGCCCTGAACCTCCTCGATATCCATCGGCACCGTTGCGGCCTGCGGGCCGCCGACCAGCCCCGCGACCGCGTGCGCCACCACATCGCCGAACGCCAGCCGCAGCGTCGCGTGGCCCGGATGGTCCTTGAACCAGGCCACCGCCTGGGTGACCAGGCCGGGCAGGTCCTCCGGCCGGTCGCAGATCTCGATCCGGAACAGCAGCGCCACCAGGCTGTCGTGCCGGGCCAAGTCCTCGGCGCGCAGCCGTCCCTCGTCGATCAGATGATAGCGGACCTGCGGCTGCCAAGGCCAGAGCGGCGAGTCCTCGGGCAGGGCCACCAGGTCGGCGGTGTCGGCGGGGCAGTCCCAGCGGGCCTCGCCGGCGTAGAGCACGATCGGCAGCAGCGGCGGCAGCCGGCCGCCCGGGGCGAGGGCGCGCCCGGCGATGATCTGCTGCCAGAGCAGGCCGGAATAGACCTGCACCCGCACCGGCATGAACCGCTCCGGGGTCGATTGGAACTCCAGCAGCAGGTAGATGTGGACCATCTCGCCGGCCAGCGTCGGCACGCGCCAGATCACGTCGCCCTCGCGCCGGTCGCCGCGGGCGGCATGGAACTTGGCGTTGACCCGTTCGAGCCGGGTGAAGTCCAGTATGGCGGCGATCCCGGCGGGCAGGAAGCCGCGCACGAGCTGCTCGATCATCACCGGGTCGGAGAACAGGCGGTGGTACAGGGAGTCGGAGGCTTGCATCGTCGCGTGTGCCCGGAAGGAAGTGCTCGCGCGATCAGCAGCACACTCCCGCAACCATCGGCAAGGCCCGGCCGGTTGCTGCGACCTTCTGACCCGATGAATTTGCCCCACGGCGCGGTGTGGGAGCGCTGGCTCCGAGGCAATCGGCATCGGAGCGCCACATCAACCTGCTTCCGAGCACCCCGGATCAATACAGTTGTTCCCCGACTACCCGGCACAGCATAGTTCTCGGCTTTGGTCTTGGGTGTCCTGAGCGTGTCTTCCCGGGCAGAAATGCTCGAGCCTTATTGAAACCCGCCGAGGATCGCGTGCTCCTCGTTAATCATCATGCCCGCCCAACCCGACGCCCCCAGCCAAAAACGTTGCATTCGCGCTTAACGCTGGGTAATGTTCCCTAATTGTTCTCATCCGGCCAAGGCGCTCCAGCCATGCTCGACCACAGCTCCCCGGCACCCGACGCACCCTCCCCGCCCGCGATCCACCCCGCGACCGCGCCCGTGATCCTCCTGTCGCCGCGCCACGAGGCGTTCTGCAAGGCCATGGCCTGCGGCGTCGGCGCGGCGGAGGCGGCGCGGCGGGCGGGGTATTCGCCTTACGGGGCGAAGCAGCGCGGCGCGGTCCTGACAGCCCGGCCGGAGATCCGCGTCCGCATCGACCAGCTCCGGACCGACCGGCAAGCCTGCCACCAGGACGCCCTGGACCGCGCCGCCGCCCTGGTCGAGACGATCGGGACCGAGGCGCTGGAGCGCAAGAGCCTCGGGCTGGCGCTGCGCGCGGTCGAGCTGGGCCTCAAGCTCCGCGGCGTGGTCCAGGACAAGCGCATTCCGCACCACTACCTCGGCGACAGGCCGCACCCCGACGCCGACCTCGAGATCATGTACTGCGACCCGGAGGAGGAAGCCGACCACGCCACCGTCGGCGGGGCGCCCGAACCGGGTCCGGACCAGTCCCCCGGCACGCGGCAGGCTCCCCCGCCGGCCGAAGCCGCCGCCGCGCCCGAACCCGCGCCGGCCGCAAAGCCCGCAGCGACGACGGCCGCGGTGCCCGCCGCCATGCCGGATAGTGACCTTTCGACCGTTTCGATAGTGACCCGCCCCGCCAGGCCCGCCCCCGCCCTGCTCGGCTCGACCTCACTGTCCGAGCCGTCCGCGCCGGTGCCGCCCTTCCGGGTGCCGGCCGCCGCCTGACGGTGACCATGCCGAAAAGCCCGGCGCGGCAATGGACATGACGCTGGAATCCACCGCCCAGGTCGGCGATACTCATCAGGTAAGGCATACCGAGGGAATCCATCGACACTGTCCGGCGGAGACGGGTGATGCGCGGGTCCTTTGCCTTCTTGGCGGCACTGCTGTTGGGGCCGGCCACGGGTCTTGCCAACTGGGAGTTCACCCGGTGGGGAATGACCGTGGACGAGGTTCAGCGGGCGTCCCGCTACGACGCCATCCTCAACGGCCAGGGGTTCGGCTGCCTGCTGGAGATGCCCGGCCCCATCCGGTTCCAGGGCAGCCGCTTCGACAAGGTACTGTTCTGCTTCGACGACGACACGCTGCTGAGGCGGGTGGAACTGGTCGCCGATGCGAGCGCCTATGCGGCCATCGAGAGAACCCTTCAGCAGGCTTACGGCGCCCCCAGGCTCCGGCGCAGCCTCGACATGCCCGAGCGCTACTGGAGCCACCCCGAAAGCGGCGACATGGTCCAGCTGTCGCTGGAGGAGAACGCCGTCGTCACCTACCGGGAAGCCCCGGCGGGATCGAACTGACGCATGAGCCGACGGGTCAGCTGTCGCCCGGCTTGGCCGGCTTGAGGTTGGGATCGGCCTTGCCCTTCGGGGCCTGCGCCGCGCCCTTCCCGGTCTCCGTCGTCGTGTCCTGCTTGCCGGACTCGCCGCCGCCCTGCGGGATGGCGGTGTCGCCCTTCAGGCGCTGCTGGTCCTTGGCCGCGGCTTCGCTTTCGCTGGTCATCGTCAGTCTCTCCACCGGTACGGGATGCTCGACGGGGAACAACAGTCCGATACGCTGTTATGTCCCGAAAACCGGCCGCTTGACACGGCCCCGCCCCGCGGCTTGAACATCCTGGAGAAAACCGGAGGAAACATGCCGACGCCGTCCGACGCCGCCTTCGTCCCCCTTGCAGATGCCCTCGCGGACGCCCTCGGCCCCGCCGTGGTCTCGACCGACCCTGCGGACCGGGAGCGGCATGCCAGCGACTGGAGCGGCCTCCAGGGAAGCCGGCCCCGCGCCGTCCTCCGTCCCCGCACCACCGAACAGGTCTCGGCCGCACTCCGGCTCTGCTCCGCCGCCGGGCAGCCGGTGGTCGTCCAGGGCGGGCTGACCGGCCTGGCCGGAGGCGCGTCAGCCCAGGAAGGCGAGGTGGCGCTGTCGCTGGACCGGATGGCCGGCGTCGAGGCGATCGACCGGGCCGCCATGACCATGACGGTGAAGGCGGGAACCACGCTCGCCGCGGTACAGGCCGCCGCCGAGGAAGCCGGCCTGTTCTACGCCGTCGATATCGGCGCCCGCGGCTCCTGCACGATCGGCGGCACCATCGCGACCAAT is a genomic window containing:
- a CDS encoding alpha-amylase family glycosyl hydrolase; this translates as MPASQQHITPATPMGANLVQDGATFRVWAPRARMVHVCGDFNGWVRDDSSLLVRQGDGRWTGFVPNARDGDKYKFYVTGDGTEGFKRDPYARELTVAWPNPDCILRSAGSFPWQDWSWRTPDFRDLIIYQLHVGTWYGPDRPNRVAKFLDVLDRIEYLADLGINAIEPLPIVEYSTSRSMGYNGSDLFSPEMDYQVGDAELDRYLALANRLLAQKGKAPLTRAVLAVGINQFKALVDICHHYGIAVLLDVVYNHASGDVRSQPESIYFFDRAAGTDPNDSLYFTEQDHTGPVFAFWKGDVRQFLIDNARFFLDEYHVDGFRYDQVTVIDRQNAGSGWLFCQHLNETLTHQDPSAINIAEYWGPDPSVVRPQDQGGAGFHANWHDGLRTAIRGVIQQAAGGRDAFVDWQPVVDQLRAPGFRDAWRAVQYIESHDEVYRDRNARIPSLAVGGSRQTRTWYATSRSRVATGLVLTAPGIPMLFMGQEFYEDKRWADDPPNHRDALLFWDGLGTDRTMIDFHRFTRELAWLRRKHPALRGEGVRTVSMENGPRVLVFQRWVEGVGRDVMVVASLNEATLYGYRIPMPAPGRWFEVFNSDLYETWVNPNAAGNGGSVLADGPGLNGLPWSAAITVPANAFLVFARDQGD
- a CDS encoding Rpn family recombination-promoting nuclease/putative transposase, translating into MQASDSLYHRLFSDPVMIEQLVRGFLPAGIAAILDFTRLERVNAKFHAARGDRREGDVIWRVPTLAGEMVHIYLLLEFQSTPERFMPVRVQVYSGLLWQQIIAGRALAPGGRLPPLLPIVLYAGEARWDCPADTADLVALPEDSPLWPWQPQVRYHLIDEGRLRAEDLARHDSLVALLFRIEICDRPEDLPGLVTQAVAWFKDHPGHATLRLAFGDVVAHAVAGLVGGPQAATVPMDIEEVQGMLAERIKKWEQELVAKGEARGEARGEAKGRAALLKRQFTRRFGALPEDVERLIDTATPDQHDAYMDRLMDAQAPSDVFPGLLRPGE